From one Vanacampus margaritifer isolate UIUO_Vmar chromosome 12, RoL_Vmar_1.0, whole genome shotgun sequence genomic stretch:
- the kmo gene encoding kynurenine 3-monooxygenase, with amino-acid sequence MEKSTDSSKKKKVVAVVGGGLVGALNACFFAKRGFDVHLFESRDDIRQAKIVKGRSINLSLSHRGRQSLKHVGIEEKIISQGIPMHARMIHSLNGVQSPIPYGKKGQYILSVDRANLNKELLTEAETYANNKLNFDHKLQDWSAESGLMTFISPDGSRKQIEADLIVGCDGAFSAVRKQFLRQSRFNYSQTYIPHGYMELTMPPVNGEFVMKPNFLHIWPRNTFMMIALPNLDKTFTCTLFMPFEEFEKITKGDEVITFFQKYFPDAIPLIGVEALKIDYFRLPAQAMVSVKCSPYHIGDKCVLMGDAAHAVVPFYGQGMNAGFEDCIVFDEIMEQFNEDFSAVLPEYTRVRVPDNHAIADLAMYNYVEMRAHVNTKWFRFRKNVDNILHFLMPKTIIPLYTMVTFTRIRYHEAVNHWHWQDKVINRSLLFAATGAILGVSVLLIKNPQPINKLSIPTEKMWNKLAALGPPKYLATFLTSNCSN; translated from the exons ATGGAGAAATCAACTGACAGctcgaagaagaaaaaagttgtgGCAGTAGTGGGAGGTGGACTG GTTGGTGCGCTCAATGCCTGCTTCTTTGCCAAAAGAGGTTTTGATGTGCATTTGTTTGAATCTCGGGATG ATATCCGGCAAGCAAAAATCGTGAAGGGGAGAAGTATCAACCTGTCTTTATCTCACAGGGGCCGCCAGTCACTCAAGCATGTCGGAATAGAGGAGAAG ATCATCTCCCAGGGAATCCCCATGCATGCAAGAATGATTCATTCACTAAATGGTGTGCAGTCTCCAATTCCGTATGGCAAAAAGGGCCAG TACATCCTGTCAGTAGACCGAGCCAATCTGAACAAAGAGCTGCTAACAG AGGCTGAGACATACGCAAACAACAAGTTgaactttgaccacaaactacAGGACTGGAGTGCTGAATCGGGGCTAATGACCTTTATCAG CCCGGACGGATCCAGAAAGCAGATCGAAGCAGACCTCATTGTGGGTTGTGATGGTGCCTTTTCAGCGGTTCGCAAGCAATTCCTTCGTCAAAGCCGCTTTAACTACAGTCAGACTTATATCCCTCACGGCTACATGGAGCTCACCATGCCGCCCGTCAATGGAGAG TTTGTCATGAAGCCCAATTTTCTCCACATTTGGCCCCGGAACACGTTCATGATGATTGCACTTCCCAACTTG GACAAGACTTTCACCTGCACTCTCTTCATGCCCTTTGAAGAGTTTGAGAAGATCACCAAAGGAGATGAAGTCATTACGTTTTTCCAAAAATACTTTCCTGACGCCATACCATTGATAGGAGT GGAAGCTCTGAAAATAGATTATTTTCGATTGCCTGCCCAGGCCATGGTGTCCGTCAAGTGCTCCCCATAtcacattggagacaaatgtgtCCTCATGGGCGACGCGGCACATGCAGTGGTGCCCTTCTACGGGCAGGGAATGAATGCT GGGTTTGAGGATTGCATTGTCTTTGATGAAATAATGGAGCAGTTCAATGAAGATTTCA GTGCTGTACTGCCCGAGTATACCAGAGTGCGGGTTCCGGATAACCATGCAATCGCAGACCTGGCTATGTACAACTACGTTGAA ATGCGAGCGCATGTTAACACCAAATGGTTCCGTTTCCGGAAGAATGTTGATAACATCCTCCACTTTCTCATGCCAAAGACAATAATCCCACTTTACACGATG GTGACATTCACAAGAATACGATACCATGAAGCTGTGAATCACTGGCACTGGCAGGACAAA GTGATAAATCGTAGCCTGTTATTTGCTGCCACAGGAGCAATTTTGGGAGTTTCTGTCCTGCTCATTAAAAACCCCCAACCCATCAACAAGCTCAGCATCCCCACGGAGAAAATGTGGAACAAGCTGGCAGCATTGGGACCTCCTAAATACTTGGCAACGTTTCTCACATCTAACTGCAGCAATTAG